A stretch of the Nicotiana tabacum cultivar K326 chromosome 6, ASM71507v2, whole genome shotgun sequence genome encodes the following:
- the LOC107827149 gene encoding elongator complex protein 3 isoform X1: MAAAAAVADTRKLPRPGRGGVVSLGLTEEEARVRAITEIVNNMVELSRKGKDVDLNALKSAACRKYGLSRAPKLVEMIAALPDSERESLLPKLRAKPVRTASGIAVVAVMSKPHRCPHIATTGNICVYCPGGPDSDFEYSTQSYTGYEPTSMRAIRARYNPYVQARSRIDQLKRLGHSVDKVEFILMGGTFMSLPAEYRDYFIRNLHDALSGHTSANVEEAVAYSEHGATKCIGMTIETRPDYCLGPHLRQMLSYGCTRLEIGVQSTYEDVARDTNRGHTVAAVADCFCLAKDAGFKVVAHMMPDLPNVGVERDMESFKEFFESPSFRADGLKIYPTLVIRGTGLYELWKTGRYRNYPPEQLVDIVARILSLVPPWTRVYRVQRDIPMPLVTSGVEKGNLRELALARMDDLGLKCRDVRTREAGIQDIHHKIKPEEVELVRRDYTANDGWETFLSYEDTRQTFFFLFLLIQDILVGLLRLRKCGRNVTCPELIGRCSIVRELHVYGTAVPVRGRDTDKLQHQGYGTLLMEEGERIALREHRSTKLAVISGVGTRHYYRKLGYELEGPYMVKNLV, encoded by the exons ATGGCGGCGGCGGCGGCTGTAGCAGACACGCGAAAGCTCCCACGGCCGGGGAGGGGCGGCGTCGTCTCCCTTGGCCTGACGGAGGAAGAAGCCAGAGTTCGTGCTATAACGGAGATCGTCAACAACATGGTGGAACTCTCACGGAAAGGCAAGGACGTAGACTTAAATGCGTTAAAGTCAGCAGCGTGCCGCAAATACGGGCTTTCTAGGGCTCCAAAGTTGGTAGAGATGATCGCTGCTTTGCCTGACTCCGAACGTGAATCACTGCTTCCCAAACTCCGAGCCAAGCCCGTTCGTACAGCGTCGGGCATAGCAGTGGTTGCTGTAATGTCCAAGCCTCATCGCTGTCCTCATATAGCTACCACTGGAAACATTTGTGTTTATTGCCCTGGTGGACCCGATTCTGATTTTGAGTACAGTACACAGTCATACACTGGATATGAGCCTACTAGTATGCGAGCTATTCGAGCTAG ATACAACCCTTATGTACAAGCTCGAAGCCGGATTGATCAACTTAAGAGATTGGGTCACAGTGTTGACAAG GTTGAATTCATCTTGATGGGAGGTACATTCATGTCGTTGCCAGCAGAATACCGTGACTACTTCATACGGAATCTTCATGATGCTTTATCTGGACATACTTCTGCCAATGTTGAAGAGGCTGTTGCTTACTCCGAACATGGGGCTACAAAGTGCATTGGGATGACAATTGAAAC GAGGCCAGACTACTGCCTTGGACCTCATCTGAGGCAGATGCTTTCTTATGGTTGTACTCGGCTAGAAATTGGAGTCCAGAGCACATACGAGGATGTTGCTCGTGATACAAATAGAGGCCACACTGTAGCAGCTGTGGCTGATTGCTTTTGTTTGGCAAAGGATGCTGGCTTCAAG GTCGTTGCTCATATGATGCCTGACCTTCCAAATGTTGGTGTTGAGAGAGATATGGAGAGTTTTAAGGAATTCTTTGAAAGTCCTTCATTTAGGGCAGATGGACTTAAAATTTATCCGACCCTTGTTATTCGTGGCACGGGACTTTATGAACTGTGGAAAACTGGAAG GTATCGGAATTATCCGCCAGAGCAGCTTGTAGACATTGTAGCAAGGATTCTTTCGCTGGTGCCACCTTGGACACGTGTTTACAGGGTTCAACGTGATATCCCTATGCCTCTAGTGACTTCAGGAGTTGAGAAAGGGAATCTCCGAGAACTGGCTTTAGCTCGAATGGATGATcttggcttgaaatgccgagaTGTCCGAACACGTGAAGCTGGGATCCAG GACATCCACCACAAGATAAAGCCTGAAGAAGTTGAGCTTGTTCGCCGTGATTATACAGCAAATGACGGATGGGAAACTTTCCTTTCATACGAAGATACACGCCAG actttcttttttctttttcttttgatacaGGATATTCTTGTTGGATTGCTACGACTGCGGAAGTGTGGACGGAATGTAACTTGCCCAGAACTCATTGGGAGGTGTTCTATTGTTCGTGAGCTTCATGTGTATGGGACAGCAGTTCCTGTCCGTGGTCGAGACACAGATAAGCTGCAGCACCAGGGTTATGGTACTCTGCTGATGGAGGAGGGGGAGAGAATTGCTCTAAGGGAGCATAGGTCGACCAAACTGGCAGTTATCTCAGGTGTAGGAACCCGGCATTACTATAGAAAGCTAGGCTATGAGCTTGAAGGTCCGTACATGGTAAAAAACCTCGTGTAG
- the LOC107827149 gene encoding elongator complex protein 3 isoform X2 has translation MAAAAAVADTRKLPRPGRGGVVSLGLTEEEARVRAITEIVNNMVELSRKGKDVDLNALKSAACRKYGLSRAPKLVEMIAALPDSERESLLPKLRAKPVRTASGIAVVAVMSKPHRCPHIATTGNICVYCPGGPDSDFEYSTQSYTGYEPTSMRAIRARYNPYVQARSRIDQLKRLGHSVDKVEFILMGGTFMSLPAEYRDYFIRNLHDALSGHTSANVEEAVAYSEHGATKCIGMTIETRPDYCLGPHLRQMLSYGCTRLEIGVQSTYEDVARDTNRGHTVAAVADCFCLAKDAGFKVVAHMMPDLPNVGVERDMESFKEFFESPSFRADGLKIYPTLVIRGTGLYELWKTGRYRNYPPEQLVDIVARILSLVPPWTRVYRVQRDIPMPLVTSGVEKGNLRELALARMDDLGLKCRDVRTREAGIQDIHHKIKPEEVELVRRDYTANDGWETFLSYEDTRQDILVGLLRLRKCGRNVTCPELIGRCSIVRELHVYGTAVPVRGRDTDKLQHQGYGTLLMEEGERIALREHRSTKLAVISGVGTRHYYRKLGYELEGPYMVKNLV, from the exons ATGGCGGCGGCGGCGGCTGTAGCAGACACGCGAAAGCTCCCACGGCCGGGGAGGGGCGGCGTCGTCTCCCTTGGCCTGACGGAGGAAGAAGCCAGAGTTCGTGCTATAACGGAGATCGTCAACAACATGGTGGAACTCTCACGGAAAGGCAAGGACGTAGACTTAAATGCGTTAAAGTCAGCAGCGTGCCGCAAATACGGGCTTTCTAGGGCTCCAAAGTTGGTAGAGATGATCGCTGCTTTGCCTGACTCCGAACGTGAATCACTGCTTCCCAAACTCCGAGCCAAGCCCGTTCGTACAGCGTCGGGCATAGCAGTGGTTGCTGTAATGTCCAAGCCTCATCGCTGTCCTCATATAGCTACCACTGGAAACATTTGTGTTTATTGCCCTGGTGGACCCGATTCTGATTTTGAGTACAGTACACAGTCATACACTGGATATGAGCCTACTAGTATGCGAGCTATTCGAGCTAG ATACAACCCTTATGTACAAGCTCGAAGCCGGATTGATCAACTTAAGAGATTGGGTCACAGTGTTGACAAG GTTGAATTCATCTTGATGGGAGGTACATTCATGTCGTTGCCAGCAGAATACCGTGACTACTTCATACGGAATCTTCATGATGCTTTATCTGGACATACTTCTGCCAATGTTGAAGAGGCTGTTGCTTACTCCGAACATGGGGCTACAAAGTGCATTGGGATGACAATTGAAAC GAGGCCAGACTACTGCCTTGGACCTCATCTGAGGCAGATGCTTTCTTATGGTTGTACTCGGCTAGAAATTGGAGTCCAGAGCACATACGAGGATGTTGCTCGTGATACAAATAGAGGCCACACTGTAGCAGCTGTGGCTGATTGCTTTTGTTTGGCAAAGGATGCTGGCTTCAAG GTCGTTGCTCATATGATGCCTGACCTTCCAAATGTTGGTGTTGAGAGAGATATGGAGAGTTTTAAGGAATTCTTTGAAAGTCCTTCATTTAGGGCAGATGGACTTAAAATTTATCCGACCCTTGTTATTCGTGGCACGGGACTTTATGAACTGTGGAAAACTGGAAG GTATCGGAATTATCCGCCAGAGCAGCTTGTAGACATTGTAGCAAGGATTCTTTCGCTGGTGCCACCTTGGACACGTGTTTACAGGGTTCAACGTGATATCCCTATGCCTCTAGTGACTTCAGGAGTTGAGAAAGGGAATCTCCGAGAACTGGCTTTAGCTCGAATGGATGATcttggcttgaaatgccgagaTGTCCGAACACGTGAAGCTGGGATCCAG GACATCCACCACAAGATAAAGCCTGAAGAAGTTGAGCTTGTTCGCCGTGATTATACAGCAAATGACGGATGGGAAACTTTCCTTTCATACGAAGATACACGCCAG GATATTCTTGTTGGATTGCTACGACTGCGGAAGTGTGGACGGAATGTAACTTGCCCAGAACTCATTGGGAGGTGTTCTATTGTTCGTGAGCTTCATGTGTATGGGACAGCAGTTCCTGTCCGTGGTCGAGACACAGATAAGCTGCAGCACCAGGGTTATGGTACTCTGCTGATGGAGGAGGGGGAGAGAATTGCTCTAAGGGAGCATAGGTCGACCAAACTGGCAGTTATCTCAGGTGTAGGAACCCGGCATTACTATAGAAAGCTAGGCTATGAGCTTGAAGGTCCGTACATGGTAAAAAACCTCGTGTAG
- the LOC107794825 gene encoding HVA22-like protein k, whose protein sequence is MAGMAMFASNLSSEVGLKLLLSPLNTNVVVRTACCSVGILLPVYSTFKAIEMRDQNEQQKWLLYWAAYGSFSILEAFTDKFLYWFPLYYHVKFAFLVWLQLPSADGAKQLYTNHLRPFLMRHQGRLDNILELFHGVLAKFISTHQTEIQFAQMLLAKSLLSVGSILQPGQGRVVGTIEGPAVQVETSVQQVETSESEDES, encoded by the exons GTTGGGTTAAAATTGCTTCTTAGTCCGCTTAATACTAATGTTGTTGTCCGCACTGCATG CTGTTCTGTGGGCATTCTTTTGCCTGTTTATTCTACTTTCAAAGCAATTGAGATGAGGGATCAAAACGAGCAACAGAAATGGCTTCTGTACTGGGCAG CATATGGATCTTTCAGTATTCTTGAAGCATTCACGGATAAATTTCTCTACTG GTTCCCACTATACTATCATGTGAAGTTCGCATTTCTTGTTTGGCTTCAACTTCCATCTGCTGAT GGTGCTAAGCAATTGTACACAAACCATCTGCGCCCTTTCCTCATGAGACATCAAGGAAGACTGGATAATATTTTGGAATTATTTCATGGAGTACTG GCCAAATTTATTAGCACCCACCAAACAGAAATCCAGTTTGCTCAGATGCTTCTTGCCAAAAGTTTATTATCAG TTGGGAGTATTCTTCAACCTGGGCAAGGACGagttgttggtacaattgaaggtCCAGCAGTGCAAGTAGAGACTTCAGTACAGCAAGTAGAGACTTCAGAATCAGAAGATGAATCGTGA